The DNA sequence TTTGTTCTAATGCATACTGTCCTGATATTGCCGCATGCGAAACCTGATCGGTAAATACAGCCCAACAAGAATGCGGAGGAAATTCCCAATAATCTTTTGGGCAATTCTCTTGAAACTCCTTATTCTCTTTTAAGAAATTATGCAAATTCAACATAAAAGAATCATAAGGAGAGCGCAGGGTAATTGGCAAACCTAGCCTATGAGCGCTTTTCTTTAAGGATCGGACTAAGCGTCCTGAAAAAGTTTCATGAACTCCTTGAGGAAAAGGCAACTTATTTGTTCCTCCAAAAAGCTCTGCTAAAGTTTCAAAAGGATCGGAGGTAATCCAATACCGCTTTTCTAAAGGATTAATATTGGTGAAAAATCGTAAAATGCGATCTCCATGTACCGGGCGAGAAGGAAAAGAATCCACATGCAAAAGATCGTTACGTGCTCTTGTTCTTAATTGTCTACCTTTTTCCTGGAAAGGTCGAAAGCTCGCATAGTCCAATTTCCATTTATCTGCATAAGGAGCTAAAAGATGAGCTAATAAATCCATTGTTTTTCGAGAATAGCTCTGCATGATATCTAACATCTTTATCTTTTGTTCTTCTGACAAAGCAACAACATTTGTAATCTTATTAGGTTGTGGTTTATAGGCAATATTTTTGCGATTAGCCGCACCTGTCTGTTTTTGTAAAAGTAAAAAATCCAGCTCTTCTTGAGGCAAGTCAAAGGGACACTTTGGGAAAAAAAGGATATTTCCTTTTTCTAGTTCTTCACAATATCTTTGATGATGATCTATTTGCTGTAGATTTGCCTCTTCAACTGTAATTAACTGAGCCATAGCACCTCAAGTGTTTGCAGGTAATCAAAAAATTATTATTCTATTTATTTAAACTCTAATCTAATTTTAGAGAAAAAATAAAGTATTATTTAATAGATATTCTACAAACCAAGACTCCAGAACAAAGAGCTTTCATTCATCTCTTAAACATTTAGTGAAGCCTCTAGGAAACCAAAAACAGAGAAGAAAGCTATTCTTTTATAAATAGCTGGTATAAAAAAGAAATCAGAACTTTTTATCATACTAATTTAGAAAAAACTTCATTTATTGGTTGCATTATACAACTTTGGATTGCACTTAAGTGATATCACCTACTTCTTGATATTCTGTTGGATTAGTAATTAACCTTAAGGTCATTGTGGCTTTTCCACCTCTATTAAAGCCTGCAATCATAAAAAAAATTCTTTCCAAGGCTTATTCTCTTTAAAATTGGATTTTAGTATGAATAAAGATAACAATAAATGATACTTTCGTTGAGTGCATAAATTAAAAATATGCTTGATTTCTTTTTTTTGATAAAAGACACTTCCCTCAGTAACAGGCAGGGAAATAATTGAAAAAGAGAAATTTATGAACAAACTAGAAAAAGTTTTCAGATCATTTTTATGTTTTTCAGTGTTTTTAATCGCCTGGACTTCTAACACTGCACATTGTAGCCATCAAAAAGAAGAAAAAATCTATGTCAAGCCAGAGCAAATTGAAATAACCGGTCAAACCATATTGGTTTGGTCATTGGACGGAAAACCCTTAGCTTTAGCAAAAAGCCTTGGTTTTGATGATCAAGGACTCTACATTAAACAACTTGTAAGAGGCCCTTGTGGAATCCATAATCGTTGGTGTAAAATATGCGGTGGCTGTGGTGTATTACTATGCCCTATGAACTGTACATGTTATGATTAACATTAAAAAAATTTTAACTTTTCAATGCAGACACTGTCTTTTTCTTTTTTTTACCCTAGCTATGGGGTGCTCTCAGCATCCCTATAAGAAATTAACAGAGCTCGAAAGCCAGTACTTAGAAAGTTTTTTTAGACATCTTTTTGAAACTACAACTGCAGGATATGTACTGTATGGAGAGAAACCTCTTCTTCTATGTACTTTTAAATCTGTTGAAAACACGATTCCTGGTACTGTAGAGCACAAAGATGCGGTGCTTTTTACTCAAGGATTCAATACTTGGAAACAATTAAATACCCAGAGCAAAAATTATCTTCTTATTTTTTTTACCAGTAATAAAGCTAAGCCTTTTCAGGAACTGATCCTCATTAACAAAAAAGCATTTGAAGATATCGTTAGAAAAAACTTAGCTTTATTTCAATATAAACTTGGGCCCCAAGTAAATGAACAGAACTTATTAAATAGCATCTTATCTAATGGGTTTTCCTCTTTGTTTAAATCTCATGAAGCTCTTCAAGGGATTCTTTTTGGATATGGAGTAGAGAATTCATTGACTTACGAGAGAGGAAATGCCCTTCGGAAAAAAGCTCTTGGATACTCTAAAATAAATCCCCCCTTCCAATCCACCAACGAACCAATAACAGCAGATGAGCTAAAAGAACGAATCACTAATTACGTAGCCAGCCAAGGAGGCAGAGAAAAAAATCTATTAGACGAGCTCAGAGATTTTTCCTTCTATGTGCCAAAAAATGAAGATGAAATTATTCTTAAAATTCCTTTTAGCTTACATTTAAAATCTGAAGAATCAAAAAAACTTCTAGCTGCCTATAAAGAATCGGAAAGAGCGGTGATCAATCTACAAAATCAAAAAAATTTCGTTGAAAAGGTTCTTGAAAGGCTAAAACAATGATTCAAAAAATTCTCTTTTTTACAGTTGCATCAACATGTATCTTCTTATGCAAAGATCCTATTTTTGCACTCTTTAATAAAAGAAACCTGAATCTAAGCAATATCATGCAGTGTTTAACCAGAAAAGAGCAGGAGAAGCTCCCTCTTTTAATAGCACTATCTCTTAAAGAAATGATTCCTGACAATACCCAGCTTGCAACCTTCATCGAAGGTCTTAAAATAGCAGAGCGAGAAAAAGCAAATAACCAGAAAAGCCTTGAAGTCCAAGCCTACCTTACATATGCAACGCAACTTATGTCGGATCCAAAGATCACAAAAAATTTAGAAACATCTGTGCAGTATCTTCAAAAAAAACAGGAAGAAGGTAGTATCTCTCTAATTGACAATAAAATTTGTTATAAAATCCTGAAAAAGGGAAATGAAAAGGGTATTGATAATAAGATTAGCAAAGTTACAATAAATTTTACGATAAAAGATGTTGAAGATAATCTCCTTGCCGGAAATTATGCAATTTTTGGACCTATTTCATGCATGTTATCTGAGCTAATTCCTGGAATGGCTTATGGGATGTTAGGAATGCGTCTTCATGAGTTAAGAGAAATTTATATTCATCCTGAATTTGCCTATGGAGTTTTTTCTGATTTTGGTAATGGGAAAGCTCTTTCCATACAAGTAGAGCTAGCTGAGTGCGAAGCAACAGACACAGCTTTTTATCCTTGCCTACTTCCAGTAGATCTTATAAAGCTTCATTACCCAAATGAGACTAATATAATTTCTCTACAAGAAGATTATATATCCTTTTGTGGAAAAGCAGCCTGGTCATTTTACAAACAAAAATTGCCTCAATTACAACTTGACAATGTATTGTCCTTTCTTCAAGAAAAAAATGCAGTCTTATCTACAGAAGACAGAAAAAGTCTTTATAAGTTGCAGTGGTTGATCTACAAGAGCCAAAACAACTTCTAATAAATTTGTTCCAGATAGCAGTGGATTTAGTAAGGAAAATAAAAGTGGTCTACTTAAGTTTGAATTTGAATGAAAAACGGGAATTTTTGAATTTAGCTTTTTCAATCTTAAAATTGAGAGATAAAAGATTGCTTGTGACACTGCAACAACCACTTTCATTGCTCATGGCAGCATCACATCAATCAATGTGTCTCCGGGTGCAAGATTCGAACTTGCGACCAATAGATTAACAGTCTACTGCTCTACCGCTGAGCTAACCCGGAACAGAAGAGCCATTTTATAAAGAGTTGTATTTTAGAGCAATAATAGCTTTGCGTTTCTGATAAAAAAATGTAAACTCAATCTTTTTGGGAGTAACTATGGAAGAGATTTACGGCTTTATCGATACGATTGTTTTTGCAGAAGAAGAAAAAGGGTTCACTGTAGCTCGCTTAAAAGAACCTAAAAAAAAAGAATTAACTTGCATTGTAGGGATTATGCCTTCTGTCCAACCAGGAGAAACCATTCGCTGTAAAGGCATTTGGCGTATTCATCCTGAACATGGGCAGCAATTTGAAGTAAAAGCTTTTGAATCACAAGCTCCTTCAGATTTAATAGGGATTCAAAAGTACTTAGAATCAGGAATGATTAAAGGAATCGGGCCTATTTATGCAGAGCGCATAGTCAATCTCTTTGGACTAAATACACTAGATGTAATTGATCAAAAGCCTGACCGCTTATTAGAAGTAGCTGGAATTGGAGAGAAAAGAGTCGAAACAATTAAAACTTGTTGGCATGAACAACAAGCAATTAGAGATGTGATGATTTTCTTAAGAGGTCACAATGTTAGTCCTTCTTTTGCACAAAAAATTTTTAGAATGTATGGTGCTCAAAGTATTGAAAAAGTACGCTCTAATCCTTTTCGTTTAGCTAAAGATATTCATGGTATTGGTTTTAAAACAGCTGATTTAATCGCACAAGGATTAGGAATTGCACAAGATGCTAAAGAGCGAATTTATGCAGGGATTGAGCATACTCTGTGGGAACTAAGCCAAGAAGGACATGTATGCTACCCTATCCAAGACTTAGGTCCTAAAGTAGAAGCAAAACTAGAAGTGTCTAAAGATCTCATTACAGAAGGTATTTCTTCACTAATCCAATCAGAAGAAGTTGTTAAAGAAGAACAGATGGTATGGATAAAACCTCTTTTTTTAATGGAAGTGGGGATTGCTCGAGAAATGATGCGTTTAACACAGCACCCTTGTCGAATACGTGCAGTACAATTAGACAAGGCCTTAACCTGGGTCCAACAAAAACTCTTAATCGATTTAGCAGAAGAACAGCTAACAGCTGTAGCATGTGGTCTTAAGGCTAAAGCTCTTATTATAACAGGTGGCCCAGGGACAGGAAAAAGTACAATTACCAAAGCCATATTAACAATTACTGAGAGGATTGCAAATCAGATTGTTTTAGCAGCTCCAACAGGGAGAGCCGCTAAGAGAATGAGTGAAATTACTGGAAAAAAAGCATCCACTATTCATAGCCTTTTGGAAATGGATTTTAAAATAGGAAAGTTCAAACGCAACAAAGAAAATCCTATTTGCTGTGATTTACTGATTATTGATGAAGCAAGTATGATAGATACTCAACTCATGTACAACTTACTCAAAGCCGTCCCCGATGATGCAAGAATTATTCTTATTGGAGATATCGATCAATTACCCAGTGTTGGTCCAGGAAACGTGCTTAAAGACCTGATTGCTTCAGAGAGGCTTTCTGTAACAGAATTAAAAAAGATCTTTCGCCAAGCAGAAGGCTCTTTCATTGTCACCAATGCGCATAGGATCAACCAAGGACAATTTCCTGATATTTCCTATCATCCACGTAGCGATTTTCAATTTATAGAAAAAGAAGACCCACAAGAGGTCATTGATACTATTGTAAATCTGATTGTAAATCAACTGCCTAGAGTATATCGCTTTCATCGTTTTGATGACATTCAAGTATTATCCCCTATGAAAAGAGGACTTATTGGTAGTGAAAATTTAAACGTTGTTCTACAACAGAAACTCAATCCTTCTCCTACAGCTCTACATCGCATGGGACGCTCTTTTCAAGTAGGAGATAAAGTCATGCAAATCCGTAATAATTACGAAAAAGAGGTTTATAATGGAGATGTAGGAAAAATTACAGAAATGGATCTTACCGAGCAAACGCTTAAAGCAGTCTTTGATTTAAAAACCATCACTTACGATTTTACAGAAATTGATGAGCTAATCTTAGCTTATGCAGTATCTATCCATAAATATCAAGGTAGTGAGTGCCCTTGTATAATCATCCCCATACATACATCTCATTTTAAGATGCTTTATCGCAATTTGTTATATACAGGCCTTACTCGTGGTAAAAAACGGGTGATTTTCGTAGGTACAAAAAAAGCATTAGCTATCGCTATAAAAAACGAAGATGTTTTAAAGCGTCATACAGGTTTAAAACAAGCCATGCAAAAGTTTATACAAACTAAAAAACTATCCCAGACGATACCTATTTAATTTTAAGGAAAATTCTTTACACAAATTCGTAAACATTTGCCAAGTTCATAAAAAAAATTTTGGTAAGCTTGAAAAGCCCCTTCTACACAATCAATTACGCAATTCTCATACTCACATGAGACATAACTACAGCATTCTACAGGATCTCTGTACGTGTTATCAGCTTTTGCAAGCACATAAGTTCCACCTATCAAAGCAATAGCTGGAAAGGCTACCTTACTAATATTTTTAGGAATATTGGAAAGGGAAAAGGAATATCCTGTAGTATTATGAATAATAGCGTTTGTACAGTTAAGCATTTTTACCAGATTCAACATATAACTCCCTGAGTTCTATTTTTCGAATGAAATTTTGACATGTTAAGTTTTATATAGTCAAATATTTTATATGAATAGTAAACAGAAAAATACTGATAAGTAAGCAATTTGCTCAATTTTAAAAAGATTGCATAGACTTATTTCATTAAGTATTCAAACCAATTAAGCTATATACGCAATCTAAGAAGAGCTTAACACAAAACTAAAAAGACCATCAGATCTTGTTAAGATCTGGTTGCATTAGAAACTAAAATGAGAGGCTATGCAATCAGAAAAAGAGAAAAATGATTTATAAATAAACGTATCTGGCGTTAGCTTTTAATAATTATTAACTTCAAGACGCCTCTTATAGTTTGGCAATGGTTTGAATAAACTCTAGAAGAGTTAGCTAATCTTTGCACCGATAGCAGCTAAAGATACTTCTAAAGGCTCAGGTCCTTGTTCTGTATCTGCAGAAAGTAACATCCCTTGGCTTTCAATCCCCATGATTTTAGTGGGTTTTAGATTGGCAATTATCACTATTTTTTTACCAATTAAAGAAAGTAAATCAGATATTTTTTCACCAATTCCAGAAACAATTTGTCTTTTTTCAATTCCTAAATCTAAGGAAAGCTTTAATAGTTTTTTAGATTTAGGAACTCTTTCTACGGCTGTAATCTGCGCTACTCGTAGATCTAGTTTACGCACATCATCAATAGACACCTCTATATTCTTCAAAGGTTTTTCTAGAGCATGAGAATAGAGTTTCTTCTGTTGTTCCACAATAGTTTCGTCCTCTATTTTATTAAATAAAATCTTAGGCTCGGGCAGAGCTGTATCTACAGCAATGGTTGATTCTAAAACCTGATACCAGTTAGCTTTTTCTAAGGAACCTTCAAATCCAAGCATTAAAAAAACCTTTTGCGCGCTTTGAGGAATAATGGGGCAAGAAATAAGCGCTAAGGCCTTAAGACACTCAAGACAACAGGAAATAGTTGTCTGCATTTGCGAAAAAGTAGCTGGGCTTCGAGCTAAAATCCAAGGTTTTTTCAAATCAAAGTATACATTACCCGCTTGCGCTAGCTCCATAATAAGTTGTGAGGCTTTTCTTAAATGAAAAGAAGCATAAGCTGTTTCTGTTTGTTTGACTATATTTTTGATCTTATCCAAAAATAATTGATCTTCATCCATGAGCTCTAATCTAGGAGGCACTTTAGCAGAGAGCAGTTCTTTAGTAAATACAAGCACTCTATTTATTAGATTTCCATACTTACCTAAAAGCTCTACATTGCAGCGCATTTGAAAATCTTTCCAGGTAAATTCGCTATCTTGGGTTTCTGGCGCATTTGCAGCAATTGTATAGCGAATCTGATCCGCTGAAAAAGACTTAAAGAAGAGCTCAAGCTCAATATACCAATTATCTGACTTACTAAATTGTTTTCCTTCTAAATTATAAAACTCATTGGCGGGCAATTCATCAACAAGTTTATAAGGTTGATTCTGTCCCATAATCATTGCAGGAAAAAATAAAGCATGAAAAGGGATGTTATCTTTTCCTACGAACTGTACAAGTTTTGTTGTAGGGTCAAACCAATATTTTTTCCATTCTTCAGGTTTTCCTCGATTCTCTGCCCATTCTTTAGTAGCTGAAATATAGCCAATGGGGGCATCAAACCAAACATAGAATACCTTCCCTTGAGCATTAGGTAAAGGGACAGGTATTCCCCAATCCATATCACGAGTAATGGAGCGCCCTTTTAAATCTTCTACATAAGAACTTGCAAAATGCAAAACATTAGGTTTCCAATCCTTGGAAATAAGCCAATCGGATAGTTTTTGTTTAAAAAAATCAAAACGCAAAAACCAATGGGTAGTAGACTTTAGGACAAGAGGCAAACCTGAAATCTTGGAAATCGGCTGTATAAGATCTGTTGCTTCATAATTTGCCCCACATCTTTGACATTCATCTCCCCTTGCTTGAGAAAACTGACATTTAGGACAAGTTCCCATTACATAGCGATCTGCTAGGAATTTGCCTTCTTTTTCTGAATAAAGCTGATTCGTTATTTTTTCTTCAATATAACCATTATGTAATAAATCTAAGAAAAATTGCTGAGTGGTTTCTTTGTGCTTTGGCCAAGTTGTACGAGAATAATGATCAAAGGAAAAATTCAATTGAGAAAATAAACGCTGATTGATCGCATGAAACAAATCTACATGTTCTTGAGGACTATGTTTAGCTAATTCTGCGCTTAAGGTAATTGCGATTCCATATTCATCTGATCCGCAAACATATAGAACATCATGACCACAAAGACGCATAAATCTGGCATAGCAATCAGCAGGAAGATAAGCTCCTGCAATATGACCAAAATGCAAAGGCCCATTTGCATAGGGCAGTGCAGAGGTAATCAAAATTTTTTGAGACATGAAATTGCAATTATTCTTCAGAATCTAGTTGACTTAATACTTCAATATAATCCTTTTGAGGATTGCGTTTAGTTTCATCGAGTAATTTTGTTAAATTCACTTCTCTACCAGAACGAATATAAAAACGCGCCAATTCAATGATTTGATTAGCTAATTCAAAATTACTTTTAAATAGTCCTCGCAAATACTCATTTGTAAGAGGATGTTTAGACAGCGATGGCATAAAAAAACCTTAAGTTGAAAGTTGGCGTACACGATGTTCTTCAGCAATGACAATACTGCGTAAAACAGCATAAGCATGCTCCAAGGAATCATTTACAATATGATAGTCATAATAACTAATTTTTTTTAATTCTTGCTCTGCCCAGGATAGCCTCCGAGCTAGAGTTTTTTTATTTTCTGTCTTACGGTTTAAAAGTCTAGATTCAAGCACTTCAAGCGAAGGAGGGCTTAAGAAGATATAAATTGCAGTAAATTTTTTTTCTTTTAGCTGTATTGCCCCTTGTGTATCAATCACTAAGAAGACGTGCTTGCCTCTTTTCTGCTGAGAATGTACATATTCACAGGAAGTGCCATAATTATACCCGAAGACTTTTGCATATTCAAGGAAATCCCCTTCTTTTATTTTAGATTCAAATTCTTTTTCAGAAATAAAAAAATAATCCTTTCCATCTACCTCATTAGAGCGAGGAGGACGTGTTGTATAAGAAACACTCTCTACAATAGAGTCAAACTCATTAGATAGCATCCGTATAAGAGTAGTTTTCCCTGTTCCTGCTGGAGCACTTAAAACAAATACAAACCCTGTTAAAAAATTTGATAACATAAACTGCGGCTTACTATTCAACGTTTTGAATTTGTTCTTTCATTTTTTCTAACTCGCTTTTTACATAAATTACTAGAGGTATGATTTCGCTATCGTTTGCTTTACTACCTAAAGTATTAATCTCTCTTTGCATTTCCTGGATTAAAAACTCTAGTGTTTTACCAACTGCTTTTTCCGAAGAGATTAAATAATTACGAAAATGAATGACATGGGTCTCTAAACGCATAAGCTCTTCTGCAACATCCATTTTTTCAGCAAAAATAGCCACTTCTCTACTCGCTTTTTCTACTAAATCAGAAGAATTTGCCTGATAAGCTTTCAAAACTTCCAAAATTCTTTTACGGTATCTCTCTATCGGGATCTCTTTTTTTTGGTGAATTTTTTGCAAAGTCTCTTCTATATTTTTCAATCGATTTTGCAAGTCAGCTTCAATAGCTTTGCCTTCTTCCCGTTTCATTTTTACTAGTTGCTTCAAACCTTCTTGAGCTAATTCAAATAAAAATGCTTTAATTTTTTCTTCTTCTGCTTGGTTAAAGTAAATAGGCGGAGAAAAGTGAGAAAGCACAAAAGAAAAATCAATGGCTTTATCCGGATTATATCCCAATTCATAAGAAATATTTTCCCAATTTTCCTTAGATTTTCTTAATTGCAAAATATAATTACTATCCGAATTGATATTCTCGTGTTGCACTAAAAGACGTACAGTAATTTGCCCTCGCTCCAGGTCTTGAGCTAACCATTTACGTAAATCTACATCAAATCGCAAAAGATCCTTAGGCAAGTATATGGCAAAATCCATTATTTTGCGATTGACCGAATGAAGTTCTAAGATATAGCTCCCATCGGAGGTGGTTTTACTGCATCGGCTATAGGCCGTCATACTCTTAATCATGGAAACATTATTATGTAAAATTCTTTGATAGAAAGCAACTATGTTTGGGTTTTTAGCGGAGCAAAACTCAGACGATGAATAGGACAGGGTCCAAAAAGTTCAAGAGCTTTTAAATGTTTTTTTGTTGGATACCCTTTATGTTGTGAGAATCCGTATTCAGGCCATTGTTTATCATACTCTTGCATCAGGTCATCTCGCGTTTTTTTTGCTAAAATAGACGCTGCTGCAATGGATTGTGAATTAGCATCTCCTTTAATAATAGCTTTACCTGGTATTGCCACCTTAGGAATAAACTGATTGCCATCAACTAAAAGATAATCAGCTGAATCCTTTAAACCAAAAAATGCAATTCTCATAGCTTCAAACGTCGCCTGAAGAATATTTATATCATCAATGATCTCTGATGAAACGATTCCAATTGCATAATCAATTCCATCGAGTTTGATGAGCTCTGCAAAAATAGCAGATCTTTCAGCAGCCGTTAGTTTTTTGCTATCATCAACTCCGCAGATAAGAATATTTTTAGGTAAAACACAAGCAGCAGCTACAACAGGCCCTGCCAGAGGGCCTCTTCCTGCTTCATCAATCCCTGCTACCCGAGTGTACCCTTGTTTATATAAAGCACGTTCATATTCCGTCATTCTCTCAAGTCGACTATATTCGCTTTGAGGAAACATAAGATTCAAGCCTTTTAGCTTTTAGCTGGAGCTTTATATATCCGTTCTTTTACTTTTATTGCCTTACCCGATCTACCGCGGAAGTTATATAACTTGGCTCTACGCACACTACCTTTTTTCACCACTTCAATTTTATTGATCCGTGGACTATGCAAGAGAAACACCCTTTGTATTCCACTTGAAGAATATCGATAAAGAGTAAATGTTTCTGAAATACCTGCTCCCTTACGAGATATAACAATTCCTTCAAAAACCTGAACTCTTTCTTTTTCTCCTTCTATAATGCGTTGATGCACACGAACCGTATCACCTACGCAAAACACAGGAAGATCGGTTTTTAGCTGATCTTCATCAATTGATTGTATTAACATATCTTGAATCATTGTATTTCCTTTTCAACTAAATAATTATTGCTTAACCGCCCAAGGCATAGCATCTTGTTTCTTTCTTGCCTCTTTCTTCCATCTTTGAGCTTCAGCATGATTACCGCTCAAAAGAACTTTAGGCACACATTTTCCTTCAAATACCTCAGGTCTTGTATAACACGGCCCTTCACAGACTCCATCTTCTTGGAATGATTCATCCAACAAAGAATCTTCATTTCCTAAAACACCAGGAATAAACCGCACAACTGCATCTACAAGAACAATAGATGCTAGGCAACCATTGGTAAGAACATAATTTCCAATACTAATCTCCTCATTTACTTGTGCTTCAATTACTCTCTGATCAACCCCTTCATAATGTCCGCAGACACATACCAAATGAGGATATACAGCTAGTCTCTGACAGGTTTTTACATCTAATGGTTTTCCTTGAGGAGAAAGGTAAACCACATGAGTATTTTCTTTTTTTACACTACGAACCGCTCTAGTTACAGGACCTGGCATTAAAACCATTCCAGGGCCACCACCATAAGGACGATCATCTACTTTTTTCCACCTACCTTCACCAAAATCGCGAATATTTATGAGATCGATACGTATAAGTCCTCTTTCCTGGGCTTTTTTCAAAATACTTACGTTAAAAGGACTTTCAAAATACTCAGGGAAAAGAGAAAGAATATCAATCTGCATAAGATAAAAATTTTAAGCAGCCGGCACAGGTTGTTTTTTTCTAGCTCTTCTTTTCTTGGCTTGTTTGGCAAAACGGACTTGTTTTTTTAAACGAATTTCTTTCATTAACTCAGGAAGAGCCCGCGCAACTAAAGCTTCGGCATTAGGGGTAAGCTGCGCTCCTTGATCAATCCAATACTTAATTCTTGTCTCATTCAATAGACAATCATTTGTTGCTTTAGGATCATACCAACCAAACTTCTCGATATATTTACCATCGCGTCTTTCTCGTCCATCTGCTAATACTAGACGATAAGTTCGCCTATTTGCAGATCCTTGTTGTCTAAAACGAATTTTTAATGCCATAAGATTCCTCTGTATTCTTTAAAATTTCCATCCTTTAAAAGAAGATGGGATTTTGTTTTTTGCTATTTTTTGTTGTAAGCTTGGCATGTCTTTAAAGATATGTTTTAATCTTTTGTATTCTTTAATCATGCGGTTCACTTGATCGATAGAATTTCCACTCCCATCTGCAATCCTTCTTCTACGACTAGGCACTAATTCTACTTTTTCTAAGCGTTCTTTTTTTGTCATAGAAGAAATAATCGCAGATCGACGAGCAAACTCCTTTTCATCAAAATCCATATTTGCAAGCTCTGATCCACCTGGAAGCATTTTTAATAAGCCT is a window from the Candidatus Rhabdochlamydia porcellionis genome containing:
- a CDS encoding Kdo hydroxylase family protein, with translation MAQLITVEEANLQQIDHHQRYCEELEKGNILFFPKCPFDLPQEELDFLLLQKQTGAANRKNIAYKPQPNKITNVVALSEEQKIKMLDIMQSYSRKTMDLLAHLLAPYADKWKLDYASFRPFQEKGRQLRTRARNDLLHVDSFPSRPVHGDRILRFFTNINPLEKRYWITSDPFETLAELFGGTNKLPFPQGVHETFSGRLVRSLKKSAHRLGLPITLRSPYDSFMLNLHNFLKENKEFQENCPKDYWEFPPHSCWAVFTDQVSHAAISGQYALEQTVIVPRLALVMPEVAPVSILEKITKSSMVDSLFLAH
- a CDS encoding FKBP-type peptidyl-prolyl cis-trans isomerase — translated: MIQKILFFTVASTCIFLCKDPIFALFNKRNLNLSNIMQCLTRKEQEKLPLLIALSLKEMIPDNTQLATFIEGLKIAEREKANNQKSLEVQAYLTYATQLMSDPKITKNLETSVQYLQKKQEEGSISLIDNKICYKILKKGNEKGIDNKISKVTINFTIKDVEDNLLAGNYAIFGPISCMLSELIPGMAYGMLGMRLHELREIYIHPEFAYGVFSDFGNGKALSIQVELAECEATDTAFYPCLLPVDLIKLHYPNETNIISLQEDYISFCGKAAWSFYKQKLPQLQLDNVLSFLQEKNAVLSTEDRKSLYKLQWLIYKSQNNF
- the recD2 gene encoding SF1B family DNA helicase RecD2; this translates as MEEIYGFIDTIVFAEEEKGFTVARLKEPKKKELTCIVGIMPSVQPGETIRCKGIWRIHPEHGQQFEVKAFESQAPSDLIGIQKYLESGMIKGIGPIYAERIVNLFGLNTLDVIDQKPDRLLEVAGIGEKRVETIKTCWHEQQAIRDVMIFLRGHNVSPSFAQKIFRMYGAQSIEKVRSNPFRLAKDIHGIGFKTADLIAQGLGIAQDAKERIYAGIEHTLWELSQEGHVCYPIQDLGPKVEAKLEVSKDLITEGISSLIQSEEVVKEEQMVWIKPLFLMEVGIAREMMRLTQHPCRIRAVQLDKALTWVQQKLLIDLAEEQLTAVACGLKAKALIITGGPGTGKSTITKAILTITERIANQIVLAAPTGRAAKRMSEITGKKASTIHSLLEMDFKIGKFKRNKENPICCDLLIIDEASMIDTQLMYNLLKAVPDDARIILIGDIDQLPSVGPGNVLKDLIASERLSVTELKKIFRQAEGSFIVTNAHRINQGQFPDISYHPRSDFQFIEKEDPQEVIDTIVNLIVNQLPRVYRFHRFDDIQVLSPMKRGLIGSENLNVVLQQKLNPSPTALHRMGRSFQVGDKVMQIRNNYEKEVYNGDVGKITEMDLTEQTLKAVFDLKTITYDFTEIDELILAYAVSIHKYQGSECPCIIIPIHTSHFKMLYRNLLYTGLTRGKKRVIFVGTKKALAIAIKNEDVLKRHTGLKQAMQKFIQTKKLSQTIPI
- the metG gene encoding methionine--tRNA ligase, which codes for MSQKILITSALPYANGPLHFGHIAGAYLPADCYARFMRLCGHDVLYVCGSDEYGIAITLSAELAKHSPQEHVDLFHAINQRLFSQLNFSFDHYSRTTWPKHKETTQQFFLDLLHNGYIEEKITNQLYSEKEGKFLADRYVMGTCPKCQFSQARGDECQRCGANYEATDLIQPISKISGLPLVLKSTTHWFLRFDFFKQKLSDWLISKDWKPNVLHFASSYVEDLKGRSITRDMDWGIPVPLPNAQGKVFYVWFDAPIGYISATKEWAENRGKPEEWKKYWFDPTTKLVQFVGKDNIPFHALFFPAMIMGQNQPYKLVDELPANEFYNLEGKQFSKSDNWYIELELFFKSFSADQIRYTIAANAPETQDSEFTWKDFQMRCNVELLGKYGNLINRVLVFTKELLSAKVPPRLELMDEDQLFLDKIKNIVKQTETAYASFHLRKASQLIMELAQAGNVYFDLKKPWILARSPATFSQMQTTISCCLECLKALALISCPIIPQSAQKVFLMLGFEGSLEKANWYQVLESTIAVDTALPEPKILFNKIEDETIVEQQKKLYSHALEKPLKNIEVSIDDVRKLDLRVAQITAVERVPKSKKLLKLSLDLGIEKRQIVSGIGEKISDLLSLIGKKIVIIANLKPTKIMGIESQGMLLSADTEQGPEPLEVSLAAIGAKIS
- the gmk gene encoding guanylate kinase, whose product is MLSNFLTGFVFVLSAPAGTGKTTLIRMLSNEFDSIVESVSYTTRPPRSNEVDGKDYFFISEKEFESKIKEGDFLEYAKVFGYNYGTSCEYVHSQQKRGKHVFLVIDTQGAIQLKEKKFTAIYIFLSPPSLEVLESRLLNRKTENKKTLARRLSWAEQELKKISYYDYHIVNDSLEHAYAVLRSIVIAEEHRVRQLST
- a CDS encoding YicC/YloC family endoribonuclease, translated to MTAYSRCSKTTSDGSYILELHSVNRKIMDFAIYLPKDLLRFDVDLRKWLAQDLERGQITVRLLVQHENINSDSNYILQLRKSKENWENISYELGYNPDKAIDFSFVLSHFSPPIYFNQAEEEKIKAFLFELAQEGLKQLVKMKREEGKAIEADLQNRLKNIEETLQKIHQKKEIPIERYRKRILEVLKAYQANSSDLVEKASREVAIFAEKMDVAEELMRLETHVIHFRNYLISSEKAVGKTLEFLIQEMQREINTLGSKANDSEIIPLVIYVKSELEKMKEQIQNVE
- a CDS encoding ribonuclease HII; translation: MFPQSEYSRLERMTEYERALYKQGYTRVAGIDEAGRGPLAGPVVAAACVLPKNILICGVDDSKKLTAAERSAIFAELIKLDGIDYAIGIVSSEIIDDINILQATFEAMRIAFFGLKDSADYLLVDGNQFIPKVAIPGKAIIKGDANSQSIAAASILAKKTRDDLMQEYDKQWPEYGFSQHKGYPTKKHLKALELFGPCPIHRLSFAPLKTQT